One Allostreptomyces psammosilenae DNA segment encodes these proteins:
- a CDS encoding flavin monoamine oxidase family protein: protein MEPATSAALRRRLAPSRRRSMMGRRRGRRGPLHPHRYGGTPRPGRTIVVGAGAAGLAAARALRAMGRDVVLVEARDRVGGRVWTSTAWAGVPIDMGASWIHGCRGNPVSDLRDEYGIASVETDLDSMLLYAPDGSPLSPHERERVEECVDQVFADVDRELPDAGHDDSPAAALDRAVARTACSADDTLLRGVRFRLWQSFQNEYGEAPENVSYRWYSDAVYLGLQEVFPDGFGAVFQAMAADLEPRLGHVVEEIEYGRGDGVTVHTSRGSIEGDDVIVTLPLGVLKRGGVLFTPRLPREKLDAIERLEMGTLSKTWLRFPRAFWDEGVLNHGYLGTADHVWSDWYSFSSVLGEPVLLGLNGGMAGREIERHTDREIAAAATAVLRKCFGPRVPEPIGIQNSRWETDPYAFGSYSYTPAGAGPADREALARPVGGRLFFAGEATHTTCHQTVHGAVLSGRRAAEQAVAAVRR from the coding sequence ATGGAACCGGCGACCTCCGCCGCGCTGCGCCGCCGACTCGCCCCCTCCCGCCGCCGGTCCATGATGGGCCGCCGCCGGGGCCGGCGCGGCCCGCTGCATCCCCACCGCTACGGCGGCACCCCGCGCCCCGGCCGGACCATCGTGGTCGGCGCCGGCGCCGCCGGTCTGGCCGCCGCCCGCGCACTGCGCGCCATGGGGCGGGACGTGGTGCTGGTCGAGGCCCGGGACCGGGTCGGCGGGCGGGTGTGGACCAGCACGGCGTGGGCCGGCGTGCCGATCGACATGGGCGCCTCCTGGATCCACGGCTGCCGCGGCAACCCGGTGTCCGACCTGCGCGACGAGTACGGCATCGCCAGCGTCGAGACCGACCTGGACTCGATGCTGCTCTACGCCCCGGACGGCAGCCCGCTCTCGCCGCACGAGCGCGAGCGCGTCGAGGAGTGCGTCGACCAGGTCTTCGCCGACGTCGACCGCGAACTGCCGGACGCCGGACACGACGACTCCCCCGCCGCCGCCCTCGACCGCGCGGTGGCGCGCACCGCCTGCTCCGCCGACGACACCCTGCTGCGCGGGGTGCGCTTCCGGCTGTGGCAGTCCTTCCAGAACGAGTACGGCGAGGCCCCGGAGAACGTCTCCTACCGCTGGTACAGCGACGCCGTCTACCTCGGCCTCCAGGAGGTGTTCCCGGACGGCTTCGGCGCGGTCTTCCAGGCCATGGCGGCCGACCTGGAGCCCCGGCTGGGCCACGTGGTGGAGGAGATCGAGTACGGGCGCGGCGACGGCGTCACCGTGCACACCTCGCGCGGCTCCATCGAGGGCGACGACGTGATCGTCACCCTGCCGCTCGGTGTGCTCAAGCGCGGCGGCGTCCTGTTCACGCCCCGGCTGCCGCGGGAGAAGCTCGACGCGATCGAGCGCCTGGAGATGGGCACGCTCTCCAAGACCTGGCTGCGGTTCCCCCGGGCGTTCTGGGACGAGGGGGTGCTGAACCACGGGTACCTCGGCACCGCCGACCACGTGTGGTCGGACTGGTACAGCTTCTCCTCCGTGCTCGGCGAGCCGGTGCTGCTCGGCCTCAACGGCGGCATGGCCGGCCGGGAGATCGAGCGGCACACCGACCGCGAGATCGCCGCCGCGGCGACGGCGGTGCTGCGCAAGTGCTTCGGCCCGCGGGTGCCGGAGCCCATCGGGATCCAGAACAGCCGCTGGGAGACGGACCCGTACGCGTTCGGCTCGTACTCCTACACGCCCGCCGGGGCCGGCCCGGCGGACCGGGAAGCCCTGGCCCGCCCGGTGGGCGGCCGGCTGTTCTTCGCCGGCGAGGCCACCCACACCACCTGCCACCAGACGGTGCACGGAGCGGTGCTGTCCGGTCGGCGGGCGGCCGAGCAGGCGGTGGCGGCCGTGCGCCGGTGA
- a CDS encoding MGMT family protein, producing MVAVEQAAQGPAEHRIDEFSELVLEVVEAIPPGRVLAYGDIAELLGRGGPRQVGRVMSRYGGGVPWWRVIRADGSPPPGHEREALARYRDEGTPMRGEPGTGAGPGAGGRPAARVDMRRARWDCGPLLSLTSDLRHAARDGDGAPPDDADRPDHGDRPADAGRPEPARRRTRRGRGGR from the coding sequence GTGGTGGCGGTGGAGCAGGCGGCTCAGGGCCCGGCGGAGCACCGGATCGACGAGTTCAGCGAGCTGGTCCTGGAGGTCGTCGAGGCGATCCCGCCCGGGCGGGTGCTGGCCTACGGCGACATCGCCGAACTGCTCGGACGGGGCGGGCCCCGGCAGGTCGGCCGGGTGATGAGCCGCTACGGCGGCGGCGTGCCCTGGTGGCGGGTGATCCGAGCGGACGGCAGCCCTCCGCCTGGGCACGAGCGCGAGGCGCTGGCGCGCTACCGGGACGAGGGCACCCCGATGCGCGGCGAGCCGGGGACGGGCGCGGGGCCGGGCGCGGGAGGCCGCCCGGCCGCCCGGGTGGACATGCGGCGGGCCCGCTGGGACTGCGGCCCGCTTCTCAGCCTGACGAGTGATCTCCGTCACGCCGCCCGGGACGGTGACGGCGCCCCGCCCGATGACGCCGACCGGCCGGACCACGGCGACCGGCCCGCCGACGCCGGCCGGCCCGAGCCGGCGCGCCGCCGCACCCGCCGCGGCCGGGGCGGGAGGTGA
- the bioB gene encoding biotin synthase BioB has translation MADTASDLARPDATDDGPAAADGTAADAAGLSGLLASLVAKGLRAETPTRDEALAVLASSDADLLDVVAAAGRVRRHWFGDRVKLNYLVNLKSGLCPEDCGYCSQRLGSEAGVLKYTWLRPEQAAEQAAAGVAGGAKRVCLVASGRGPTDRDVERVADTIAAIKRDEPEVEVCACLGLLSAGQAERLREAGADAYNHNLNTAPDRYADICTTHGFEDRVETVNQARSAGLSPCSGLIAGMGESDADLVDAVFALRTLDPDSVPVNFLIPFEGTPMAGRWELTPQRCLRILAMTRFVCPDVEVRLAGGREIHLRTLQPLALHLANSIFLGDYLTSEGQQARADLEMIADAGFTVEGADRTTLPEHRAGVPDRTPRAVPGPSADAATTAATPAGRPCGAAGGPGAAPTGGVTVPAGAARLDLVAVRQRGAGTDLPPNA, from the coding sequence ATGGCCGACACCGCTTCCGACCTCGCCCGCCCCGACGCCACCGACGACGGCCCCGCCGCCGCCGACGGCACGGCCGCCGACGCCGCCGGACTGAGCGGTCTGCTCGCCTCCCTGGTGGCCAAGGGCCTGCGCGCCGAGACCCCCACCCGCGACGAGGCCCTCGCCGTGCTCGCCAGCTCCGACGCCGACCTCCTCGACGTGGTCGCCGCCGCCGGCCGGGTCCGCCGCCACTGGTTCGGCGACCGGGTCAAGCTCAACTACCTGGTCAACCTCAAGAGCGGGCTCTGCCCCGAGGACTGCGGCTACTGCTCGCAGCGCCTCGGCTCCGAGGCCGGCGTCCTCAAGTACACCTGGCTGCGCCCCGAGCAGGCCGCCGAGCAGGCCGCCGCCGGAGTGGCCGGCGGCGCCAAGCGGGTCTGCCTGGTCGCCAGCGGACGCGGGCCGACCGACCGCGACGTCGAGCGCGTCGCCGACACCATCGCGGCGATCAAGCGGGACGAACCCGAGGTGGAGGTGTGCGCCTGCCTCGGCCTGCTCTCCGCCGGCCAGGCCGAACGGCTGCGGGAGGCCGGCGCCGACGCCTACAACCACAACCTCAACACCGCCCCGGACCGCTACGCCGACATCTGCACCACCCACGGCTTCGAGGACCGGGTGGAGACGGTCAACCAGGCCCGCTCCGCCGGCCTGTCCCCCTGCTCCGGGCTGATCGCGGGCATGGGCGAGAGCGACGCCGACCTGGTGGACGCCGTCTTCGCGCTGCGCACCCTGGACCCGGACTCCGTCCCGGTGAACTTCCTCATCCCCTTCGAGGGCACCCCGATGGCCGGCCGCTGGGAGCTCACCCCGCAGCGCTGCCTGCGCATCCTGGCCATGACCCGCTTCGTCTGCCCGGACGTCGAGGTCCGCCTGGCCGGCGGGCGGGAGATCCACCTGCGCACCCTCCAGCCGCTGGCCCTGCACCTGGCCAACTCGATCTTCCTCGGCGACTACCTCACCAGCGAGGGCCAGCAGGCCCGCGCCGACCTGGAGATGATCGCCGACGCCGGGTTCACCGTGGAGGGCGCCGACCGGACGACCCTGCCGGAGCACCGCGCCGGGGTGCCCGACCGCACCCCCCGCGCCGTCCCCGGCCCCTCCGCCGACGCCGCCACCACGGCCGCCACCCCCGCCGGCCGCCCCTGCGGCGCCGCCGGCGGTCCGGGCGCGGCGCCGACCGGCGGGGTGACCGTCCCGGCCGGCGCGGCCCGCCTCGACCTGGTCGCCGTCCGGCAGCGCGGCGCCGGAACCGACCTGCCGCCCAACGCCTGA
- a CDS encoding flippase-like domain-containing protein, with amino-acid sequence MIREHDGTTSDGAGPNEESAADAGMLSRARPYRAAPDGPTKAVEVPVDEPLLPARFHRPGDLVKALLGCLTIALVLFIATIAEATSAGLRADIGEGTANTPPFVVALAGVVSSIAVLVVPLAFAVERLIKRDGLRVADGVLAAVLAHGVALAIDLWVDQWAPASLVAALTQRSPGGEGLTDAVHGYLAPVVAYMCAVGLARRPRWQIVLWLVVGLDGLAVLLGGYTTPMSVIVTVLIGWTVAHGTMYALGVPNVRPTGAMLLAGLRRSGLEPVSCRRAGGAEDTDRLYQVELADGTALDVTVLDREQRTSGFFYRLWRRLQLRGAFTPPRHSLQSLRQTLEQEALAWYAAREAGARTPRLVLAAELGPDAAILVHEHLRGRPMSAVPDEEITDRVLRSAWEQVRRLHQHRIVHRRLSEDALVVEPDGRVHMVDLGAGEVAAGDLSLRMDLAQLLTVLALRVGPERAVAGAADVLGVDAVAAALPLLQPVALDREVRGRLRAVNKERPEGQEELLSRIREQILLVQPQAPVEPVRLQRIRPRTLVTILAGAIAAYLLGSQLAHVDLRSIRDADWRWAALAVLASALSYVAAAMVILGFVPERISFWRTFLVQLAGSFVKLVAPAAVGGVAINTRFLQRSGIPPGQAVSSVGASQLFGMVFTIALLAVFGYLTGTERTPSALSPSSTVIAGILAAAVLALLVAAIPPARRFIVTQARSIFQGVVPRLLDLFQRPSKILTGAAGTLLLTLCFVGCLYASVRAFGGELSFAAVALVFLAGNAIGSAAPTPGGLGAVEATLSGGLTAVGLPVEVAVSATLLYRLLTLWLPVLPGWVAFSVLQRKEAL; translated from the coding sequence GTGATACGAGAACACGACGGAACGACCAGCGACGGCGCCGGACCGAACGAGGAGTCCGCCGCCGACGCCGGCATGCTCTCCCGCGCCCGGCCCTACCGGGCGGCGCCGGACGGCCCCACCAAGGCGGTGGAGGTGCCGGTCGACGAGCCGTTGCTGCCGGCCCGCTTCCACCGCCCCGGTGACCTGGTCAAGGCCCTGCTGGGCTGCCTGACCATCGCCCTGGTGCTGTTCATCGCGACGATCGCCGAGGCCACCAGCGCCGGCCTGCGCGCCGACATCGGCGAGGGCACGGCGAACACCCCGCCGTTCGTCGTCGCCCTGGCCGGCGTGGTCTCCAGCATCGCGGTGCTGGTCGTGCCGCTCGCCTTCGCGGTGGAGCGGCTGATCAAACGGGACGGGCTGCGCGTCGCCGACGGCGTGCTGGCGGCCGTGCTGGCGCACGGCGTGGCGCTCGCCATCGACCTGTGGGTGGACCAGTGGGCGCCCGCGTCGCTGGTGGCCGCGCTCACCCAGCGCTCCCCCGGCGGCGAGGGACTGACCGACGCCGTGCACGGCTACCTGGCGCCGGTCGTCGCCTACATGTGCGCGGTCGGCCTGGCCCGCCGCCCGCGCTGGCAGATCGTGCTGTGGCTGGTCGTCGGCCTGGACGGGCTCGCCGTGCTGCTCGGCGGCTACACCACCCCCATGTCGGTCATCGTCACCGTGCTGATCGGCTGGACCGTGGCGCACGGCACCATGTACGCCCTCGGCGTGCCCAACGTGCGGCCGACCGGGGCGATGCTCCTGGCCGGCCTGCGGCGCAGCGGCCTGGAGCCGGTCAGCTGCCGCCGCGCGGGCGGCGCGGAGGACACCGACCGGCTCTACCAGGTGGAGCTCGCGGACGGCACCGCGCTCGACGTCACCGTGCTCGACCGGGAGCAGCGCACCTCCGGCTTCTTCTACCGGCTGTGGCGCCGGCTCCAGCTGCGCGGGGCCTTCACCCCGCCCCGGCACAGCCTGCAGTCGCTGCGGCAGACCCTGGAGCAGGAGGCGCTGGCCTGGTACGCCGCCCGCGAGGCGGGGGCGCGCACCCCGCGCCTGGTGCTGGCCGCCGAGCTCGGCCCGGACGCCGCGATCCTGGTGCACGAGCACCTGCGCGGACGGCCGATGTCGGCCGTGCCCGACGAGGAGATCACCGACCGGGTGCTGCGCTCCGCGTGGGAGCAGGTGCGGCGGCTGCACCAGCACCGCATCGTGCACCGCCGGCTCTCCGAGGACGCCCTGGTGGTCGAGCCGGACGGCCGGGTGCACATGGTGGACCTGGGCGCCGGGGAGGTGGCGGCCGGCGACCTGTCGCTGCGCATGGACCTGGCGCAGCTGCTGACCGTGCTGGCGCTGCGGGTCGGTCCGGAGCGCGCGGTGGCCGGCGCCGCCGACGTCCTCGGGGTGGACGCGGTGGCCGCCGCGCTGCCGCTGCTGCAGCCGGTGGCGCTCGACCGGGAGGTGCGCGGGCGGCTGCGGGCGGTGAACAAGGAGCGGCCGGAGGGGCAGGAGGAGCTGCTCTCCCGGATCCGCGAGCAGATCCTGCTGGTGCAGCCGCAGGCACCGGTGGAGCCGGTGCGCCTGCAGCGCATCCGGCCGCGCACGCTGGTCACCATCCTCGCCGGGGCGATCGCGGCCTACCTGCTGGGCTCCCAGCTGGCCCACGTCGACCTGCGCTCCATCCGGGACGCGGACTGGCGCTGGGCGGCCCTGGCGGTGCTGGCGTCGGCGCTCAGCTACGTCGCGGCGGCGATGGTGATCCTGGGCTTCGTGCCGGAGCGCATCTCCTTCTGGCGGACGTTCCTGGTGCAGCTCGCCGGCTCCTTCGTGAAGCTGGTGGCGCCGGCGGCGGTCGGCGGCGTGGCGATCAACACCCGCTTCCTCCAGCGGTCCGGCATCCCGCCCGGCCAGGCGGTCTCCAGCGTCGGCGCCTCACAGCTGTTCGGGATGGTGTTCACCATCGCGCTGCTGGCCGTCTTCGGCTACCTGACCGGCACCGAGCGGACCCCGTCGGCGCTCTCGCCCTCCAGCACGGTGATCGCCGGCATCCTGGCGGCGGCCGTGCTCGCCCTGCTGGTGGCGGCGATCCCGCCGGCCCGGCGGTTCATCGTCACGCAGGCGCGCTCGATCTTCCAGGGCGTGGTGCCGCGGCTGCTCGACCTGTTCCAGCGCCCGTCGAAGATCCTCACCGGCGCCGCCGGCACGCTGCTGCTGACCCTGTGCTTCGTGGGCTGCCTGTACGCCTCGGTGCGCGCGTTCGGCGGGGAGCTGAGCTTCGCCGCGGTGGCGCTGGTCTTCCTGGCCGGCAACGCGATCGGCTCGGCGGCGCCCACCCCCGGCGGCCTGGGCGCCGTGGAGGCCACCCTCTCGGGCGGCCTGACGGCCGTCGGACTGCCGGTGGAGGTGGCGGTCTCCGCGACGCTGCTGTACCGCCTGCTGACCCTGTGGCTCCCGGTGCTCCCCGGCTGGGTGGCCTTCAGCGTCCTGCAGCGCAAGGAAGCGCTGTAG
- a CDS encoding endo alpha-1,4 polygalactosaminidase has translation MRTAASRTRNAAGGPAAGGPRRPVAPRTPAGIGLLVGPLIALALLAACTGGSPEPPEAGRSPGAGESSGAGRPSEGWWRPTAGLSWQWQLSGELDLSVEADVYDVDLHETSAEQVAALHGRGRRVIAYLNAGAWEEFRPDADAFPAEVLGEPNGWPGERWLDIRRVDVLEPIMAARMDLAVAKGFDAVEPDLLEGYTEHTGFPLTAEDQLAYNRLIARLAHERGLAVGLKNDLPQVPELVGEFDFAVNEECAEFAECDLLRPFLDAGKPVFHAEYAVPAAEFCATSRRLGLSSLHKRLELDAWRETCSGPPLSGDELE, from the coding sequence GTGCGGACAGCAGCGTCCAGGACGCGGAACGCGGCGGGCGGGCCGGCGGCGGGTGGCCCCCGTCGGCCCGTCGCCCCACGGACTCCCGCCGGCATCGGCCTCCTCGTCGGCCCCCTGATCGCCCTGGCGCTCCTGGCGGCCTGCACCGGCGGCTCCCCGGAGCCGCCGGAGGCCGGCCGGTCACCGGGGGCCGGCGAGTCGTCGGGGGCCGGCCGGCCGTCGGAGGGATGGTGGCGGCCGACCGCCGGGCTGAGCTGGCAGTGGCAGCTCAGCGGCGAACTGGACCTCTCCGTGGAGGCGGACGTCTACGACGTCGACCTGCACGAGACCAGCGCCGAGCAGGTGGCCGCCCTGCACGGGCGGGGCCGCCGGGTGATCGCCTACCTCAACGCCGGGGCCTGGGAGGAGTTCCGCCCGGACGCGGACGCCTTCCCGGCGGAGGTGCTGGGCGAGCCGAACGGCTGGCCGGGGGAGCGCTGGCTGGACATCCGGCGCGTGGACGTGCTGGAGCCGATCATGGCCGCGCGGATGGACCTGGCGGTGGCCAAGGGCTTCGACGCGGTGGAGCCGGACCTGCTGGAGGGCTACACCGAGCACACCGGCTTCCCGCTGACGGCGGAGGACCAGCTGGCCTACAACCGGCTGATCGCCCGGCTGGCCCACGAGCGGGGCCTGGCGGTCGGGCTGAAGAACGACCTGCCGCAGGTGCCGGAGCTGGTGGGGGAGTTCGACTTCGCGGTCAACGAGGAGTGCGCCGAGTTCGCCGAGTGCGACCTGCTGCGGCCGTTCCTGGACGCCGGCAAGCCGGTCTTCCACGCCGAGTACGCCGTCCCCGCGGCCGAGTTCTGCGCCACCTCCCGCCGGCTGGGACTGTCGTCCCTCCACAAACGCCTGGAGCTCGACGCCTGGCGCGAGACCTGCTCGGGGCCACCGCTGTCAGGGGACGAGCTCGAATGA
- the moeZ gene encoding adenylyltransferase/sulfurtransferase MoeZ has translation MSLPPLVEPAAELTVDEVRRYSRHLIIPDVGMDGQKRLKNAKVLAVGAGGLGSPALLYLAAAGVGTLGIVEFDEVDESNLQRQIIHGQSDIGRPKAESARDSILEANPYVNVVLHTERLDSSNVMEIFSQYDLIVDGTDNFATRYLVNDACVLLGKPYVWGSIYRFDGQASVFWSEYGPCYRCLYPEPPPPGMVPSCAEGGVLGVLCASIGSIQVTEAIKLLAGVGEPLVGRLMIYDALEMTYRQVKVRKDPECAVCGKNPTVTELIDYEAFCGVVSEEAEAAAADSTITPKQLKQWIDEGRDIFVVDVREPNEYEIVSIPGATLIPKNEFLMGDALSRLPQDKQVVLHCKTGVRSAEVLAQVKAAGFANAVHVGGGVVGWVNQIEPHKPVY, from the coding sequence GTGTCGCTGCCACCCCTGGTCGAGCCGGCTGCCGAGCTCACCGTCGATGAGGTACGCCGATACTCCCGCCACCTGATCATCCCGGACGTCGGGATGGACGGCCAGAAGCGGCTGAAGAACGCCAAGGTGCTGGCCGTCGGCGCCGGTGGCCTCGGTTCGCCCGCGCTGCTCTACCTGGCCGCCGCCGGAGTCGGCACCCTCGGCATCGTCGAGTTCGACGAGGTCGACGAGTCGAACCTGCAGCGCCAGATCATCCACGGCCAGTCCGACATCGGCCGGCCGAAGGCGGAGAGCGCGCGCGACTCGATCCTGGAGGCGAACCCGTACGTCAACGTGGTGCTCCACACCGAGCGCCTGGACTCCTCCAACGTGATGGAGATCTTCAGCCAGTACGACCTGATCGTCGACGGCACGGACAACTTCGCCACCCGCTACCTCGTCAACGACGCCTGCGTGCTGCTGGGCAAGCCCTACGTCTGGGGCTCGATCTACCGCTTCGACGGCCAGGCCAGCGTGTTCTGGTCCGAGTACGGCCCCTGCTACCGCTGCCTCTACCCGGAGCCCCCGCCGCCCGGCATGGTGCCCTCCTGCGCCGAGGGCGGCGTGCTCGGCGTGCTGTGCGCCTCCATCGGCTCCATCCAGGTGACCGAGGCCATCAAGCTGCTGGCCGGCGTCGGGGAGCCGCTGGTCGGCCGGCTGATGATCTACGACGCCCTGGAGATGACCTACCGCCAGGTCAAGGTCCGCAAGGACCCGGAGTGCGCGGTCTGCGGCAAGAACCCGACGGTCACCGAGCTGATCGACTACGAGGCGTTCTGCGGCGTCGTCTCCGAGGAGGCCGAGGCGGCCGCGGCGGACTCGACCATCACCCCGAAGCAGCTCAAGCAGTGGATCGACGAGGGCCGCGACATCTTCGTGGTCGACGTGCGCGAGCCCAACGAGTACGAGATCGTCTCGATCCCGGGCGCCACGCTGATCCCGAAGAACGAGTTCCTGATGGGCGACGCGCTGAGCCGGCTGCCGCAGGACAAGCAGGTCGTCCTGCACTGCAAGACGGGCGTCCGCTCCGCGGAGGTGCTGGCCCAGGTCAAGGCCGCGGGCTTCGCCAACGCGGTGCATGTCGGCGGCGGCGTCGTCGGCTGGGTCAACCAGATCGAGCCGCACAAGCCGGTCTACTGA